A genomic window from Streptomyces sp. 846.5 includes:
- a CDS encoding oleate hydratase, translated as MAVAKAYLVGSGIASLSAAAFLIREGGFSGGDIVILEEQDRWGGSLDASGSPETGYTMRGGRMFEVHFDCTYDLLSSIPSMDDPTKSVTEDTFSFHEDFAWDDHARLIDADGKVIDAHSMTFTERDRLELVKCVATPEKLLDGKRIADLFHEEFFSTNFWAMWCTTFAFEPWHSAIEFRRYLNRFVHLFKTFDSMSGIYRTRFNQFDSIVRPLLAWLTDQGVTVQLDTRVTDLRLADGEALTVQAITWQRGGRTEETVLGPQDLVMVTNGSMTANSTLGSTDTVPALDTTSSNGAWQLWQTLAAKRPGLGDPKVFDSSVKDSNWESFTVTTKDPVFFKLMQEFSGSEAGKGGLITFKQSSWLLTIVLNHQPHFRDQPQDTFVWWGYALFPDKPGDFVGKPMSQCTGREILDEVLQHLPFAERERILEGSIVIPAKMPYITSQFLVRKAGDRPQVVPAGSTNLAFIGQYAEVPDDVVFTVEYSVRTAWTAVAGLLKLDKQPPPVYKGQHNPEILIEALQTLHRR; from the coding sequence ATGGCTGTGGCGAAGGCATATCTGGTGGGCAGCGGGATCGCGTCGCTGTCGGCGGCGGCGTTCCTGATCCGTGAGGGCGGGTTCTCCGGCGGCGACATCGTGATCCTGGAGGAGCAGGACCGCTGGGGCGGAAGCCTGGACGCGTCCGGTTCGCCCGAGACCGGGTACACCATGCGCGGCGGGCGGATGTTCGAGGTCCACTTCGACTGCACCTACGACCTGCTGTCCTCCATCCCCTCCATGGACGACCCGACCAAGTCGGTCACCGAGGACACCTTCTCGTTCCACGAGGACTTCGCCTGGGACGACCACGCCCGGCTGATCGACGCGGACGGGAAGGTCATCGACGCGCACTCGATGACGTTCACCGAACGCGACCGGCTGGAGCTGGTGAAGTGCGTGGCCACGCCGGAGAAGCTGCTGGACGGCAAGCGCATCGCGGACCTGTTCCACGAGGAGTTCTTCTCCACCAACTTCTGGGCGATGTGGTGCACCACCTTCGCGTTCGAGCCCTGGCACAGCGCGATCGAGTTCCGCCGCTACCTCAACCGCTTCGTGCACCTGTTCAAGACCTTCGACAGCATGTCGGGGATCTACCGCACCAGGTTCAACCAGTTCGACTCGATCGTGCGCCCGCTGCTGGCCTGGCTCACCGACCAGGGCGTCACCGTCCAGTTGGACACCCGCGTCACCGACCTGCGCCTGGCCGACGGCGAGGCGCTCACCGTGCAGGCCATCACCTGGCAGCGCGGCGGCAGGACCGAGGAGACGGTCCTGGGCCCGCAGGACCTGGTGATGGTGACCAACGGTTCGATGACCGCGAACTCCACCCTGGGCTCCACCGACACCGTCCCGGCGCTGGACACCACCTCCTCCAACGGGGCCTGGCAGCTGTGGCAGACCCTGGCCGCCAAGCGGCCGGGACTGGGCGACCCCAAGGTCTTCGACTCCTCGGTCAAGGACTCCAACTGGGAGTCGTTCACCGTCACCACCAAGGACCCGGTCTTCTTCAAACTGATGCAGGAGTTCAGCGGCAGCGAGGCCGGCAAGGGCGGGCTGATCACCTTCAAGCAGTCCAGCTGGCTGCTGACCATCGTGCTCAACCACCAGCCGCACTTCCGCGACCAGCCCCAGGACACCTTCGTGTGGTGGGGCTACGCCCTGTTCCCCGACAAGCCGGGCGACTTCGTGGGCAAGCCGATGTCGCAGTGCACCGGCCGGGAGATCCTGGACGAGGTGCTGCAGCACCTGCCCTTCGCCGAGCGCGAGCGGATCCTGGAGGGCTCCATCGTGATCCCGGCGAAGATGCCCTACATCACCAGCCAGTTCCTGGTCCGCAAGGCCGGCGACCGCCCCCAGGTCGTCCCTGCGGGCTCCACCAACCTCGCCTTCATCGGCCAGTACGCCGAGGTCCCCGACGACGTGGTCTTCACCGTCGAGTACTCCGTACGCACCGCCTGGACCGCCGTCGCCGGACTCCTCAAGCTCGACAAGCAACCCCCTCCGGTCTACAAGGGTCAGCACAACCCCGAGATTCTCATCGAGGCCCTGCAGACCCTGCACCGGCGATGA
- the aspT gene encoding aspartate-alanine antiporter, translated as MSLLRENAVLALFTCLALGYIVGKLRVGPITLGGICGTLIVSMLIGAQKVSVNSDVKNVAFALFIFSLGYMAGPQFFANLNAKGLRFGVLCLMEAVLVIGLAIGFATGFNLDTGTASGILAGSATESAVVGTAQDAIGKLPGITPQQVTELQGHVATAYSVCYLFGLISIVMLTSQIFPLILRINLADASREIWERMRGDDPSLEADEQAALPSLVGRTYLVSQGEGSTLRQLEDAEDRQVTIEGVVRGTRVMKVAPDLRLQRGDRVLIVGRRAAVMDAGHELGPETPGVPGLDSPLAVRQIVITHKEVSGRTLGALKADVADGVFFTDVERVDHHLPISAETELHTGDSVTVVGARSRVEAFAAKVGATVRQDAADYIYISIGICLGVLLGMVNVRIGSANLTLGTGGGCLISGLIFGWLRAQRPTFGAYPPIAAQTAKDLGLSVFIAVTGMAAGPDAGPLLKQYPVLLPAAGIVMVVVPAFLGLFIGRRFLKIEKPILIGAIAGQQCSTPAITAVTNVAQSSVPMLGYTITYTLSNFLLPLTGPLLVGMLGLRMGS; from the coding sequence ATGAGCCTGCTGCGCGAGAATGCCGTCCTCGCCCTCTTCACCTGCCTCGCCCTCGGCTACATCGTGGGCAAACTGCGCGTCGGACCCATCACCCTGGGCGGCATCTGCGGCACGCTGATCGTGTCGATGCTGATCGGCGCGCAGAAGGTGAGCGTCAACTCCGACGTCAAGAACGTCGCGTTCGCCCTCTTCATCTTCTCCCTCGGCTATATGGCCGGGCCCCAGTTCTTCGCCAACCTCAACGCCAAGGGGCTGCGCTTCGGGGTGCTCTGCCTGATGGAGGCCGTGCTCGTCATCGGTCTGGCCATCGGCTTCGCCACCGGCTTCAACCTCGACACCGGCACCGCCTCCGGCATCCTCGCCGGTTCCGCGACCGAGTCGGCCGTCGTCGGCACCGCGCAGGACGCCATCGGCAAACTGCCCGGCATCACCCCGCAGCAGGTGACCGAGCTTCAGGGGCACGTCGCCACCGCGTACTCGGTCTGCTACCTCTTCGGCCTGATCAGCATCGTCATGCTGACGAGCCAGATCTTCCCGTTGATCCTGCGGATCAACCTGGCCGACGCCAGCCGTGAGATCTGGGAGCGGATGCGGGGCGACGACCCCTCCCTGGAGGCGGACGAGCAGGCCGCGCTGCCGTCGCTGGTCGGCCGGACCTACCTGGTCTCACAGGGCGAGGGCAGCACGTTGCGCCAGCTGGAGGACGCGGAGGACCGGCAGGTGACCATCGAGGGGGTGGTCCGCGGCACCAGGGTGATGAAGGTCGCCCCGGACCTGCGGCTGCAGCGCGGCGACCGGGTCCTGATCGTCGGACGTCGCGCCGCCGTCATGGACGCCGGCCACGAGCTGGGCCCGGAGACGCCGGGCGTGCCGGGGCTGGACAGCCCGCTCGCGGTCAGGCAGATCGTGATCACGCACAAGGAGGTCAGCGGGAGGACGCTGGGCGCGCTCAAGGCGGACGTCGCCGACGGCGTCTTCTTCACCGACGTCGAACGGGTCGACCACCACTTGCCCATCTCCGCCGAGACCGAGCTGCACACCGGTGACAGCGTCACCGTCGTCGGCGCGCGCTCGCGGGTCGAGGCCTTCGCCGCGAAGGTCGGCGCCACGGTCCGTCAGGACGCGGCCGACTACATCTACATCAGCATCGGCATCTGCCTGGGCGTGCTCCTCGGCATGGTCAACGTCCGGATCGGCTCGGCCAACCTCACCCTCGGCACCGGCGGCGGCTGCCTGATCTCCGGCCTGATCTTCGGCTGGCTGCGGGCCCAGCGCCCCACCTTCGGCGCCTACCCGCCGATCGCCGCGCAGACGGCCAAGGACCTCGGGCTCTCGGTCTTCATCGCCGTCACCGGCATGGCGGCAGGTCCCGACGCCGGGCCGCTGCTCAAGCAGTACCCGGTGCTGCTGCCGGCAGCGGGCATCGTCATGGTGGTCGTCCCGGCCTTCCTCGGGCTGTTCATCGGCCGCAGATTCCTGAAGATCGAGAAGCCCATCCTGATCGGCGCCATCGCCGGCCAGCAGTGCAGCACCCCGGCCATCACGGCGGTCACCAACGTCGCCCAGAGCAGCGTGCCGATGCTCGGCTACACGATCACCTACACCCTGTCGAACTTCCTGCTGCCGCTGACCGGACCGCTGCTGGTCGGCATGCTCGGCCTGCGCATGGGCAGCTGA
- a CDS encoding bifunctional aspartate transaminase/aspartate 4-decarboxylase — protein MAQPSVSREEMQRLSSLSPFELKGAFIDLAEKYTEGQKGKSAAHMLNAGRGNPNWIATGPREAFYALGYYALTESRRVWTADNLGGMPEQEGISSRFDAYVRSHPELPGIELLKDCIDLGVQRFGFDRDAWIHELVDSSVGDNYPVPDRMLVHIEQVVRGYVHEELMQGRPPQDNRLDLFATEGGTAAMCYIFDSLMKNGVLHKGDRIALMVPVFTPYIEIPELEDYEFDVVNVEASRFAEPGVREWRYPTEEVAKLADPAVKLVCLVNPSNPPSLALSQRVTDQIKQIVATSNPDLLIVTDDVYGTFVNGFRTIAADLPRNTLLVYSYSKHYGCTGHRLGVIGLHQDNVVDDLIAAFGPDEKARLAKRYGTLTLEPEKLRFVDRLVADSRQVALNHTAGLSLPQQVQMALFSLFDLLPEGQDYKAKIQSIVRQRLDLLLEGSGMKINEDPGRAGYYIELDLLAEAERVAGQDFADYLQKNYVATEPLFRLAEQTGVVLLNGGGFDGPQWSVRVSLANLDDLDYLKIGHHLKEIFADYRREWEMTL, from the coding sequence ATGGCCCAGCCGTCCGTCAGTCGCGAAGAGATGCAGCGGCTCTCCTCGCTCAGCCCCTTCGAGCTCAAGGGCGCCTTCATCGACCTCGCGGAGAAGTACACCGAGGGTCAGAAGGGCAAGTCCGCCGCCCATATGCTCAACGCCGGGCGTGGCAACCCCAACTGGATCGCCACCGGCCCGCGCGAGGCCTTCTACGCCCTGGGCTACTACGCACTGACGGAGAGCCGTCGGGTCTGGACCGCCGACAACCTGGGCGGGATGCCCGAGCAGGAGGGCATCAGCTCCCGCTTCGACGCCTATGTGCGCAGCCACCCCGAGCTGCCCGGCATCGAGCTGCTCAAGGACTGCATCGACCTCGGTGTGCAGCGCTTCGGATTCGACCGCGACGCCTGGATCCACGAGCTCGTCGACTCCAGTGTCGGCGACAACTACCCGGTGCCGGACCGGATGCTGGTCCACATCGAGCAGGTGGTCCGCGGCTACGTCCACGAGGAGCTGATGCAGGGCAGGCCGCCGCAGGACAACCGGCTCGACCTGTTCGCCACCGAGGGCGGCACCGCCGCCATGTGCTACATCTTCGACTCGCTGATGAAGAACGGGGTGCTGCACAAGGGCGACCGGATCGCGCTGATGGTGCCGGTCTTCACCCCGTACATCGAGATCCCGGAGCTGGAGGACTACGAGTTCGACGTCGTCAACGTCGAGGCAAGCCGCTTCGCGGAGCCGGGGGTGCGCGAGTGGCGCTACCCGACCGAGGAGGTCGCCAAGCTGGCGGACCCGGCGGTCAAGCTGGTCTGCTTGGTCAACCCGAGCAACCCGCCCTCGCTGGCGCTCTCGCAGCGGGTGACCGACCAGATCAAGCAGATCGTGGCGACCAGCAACCCCGACCTGCTGATCGTCACCGACGACGTCTACGGCACCTTCGTCAACGGCTTCCGGACCATCGCCGCCGACCTGCCGCGCAACACGCTGCTGGTCTACTCCTACTCCAAGCACTACGGCTGCACCGGCCACCGGCTCGGCGTCATCGGCCTGCACCAGGACAACGTCGTCGACGACCTTATCGCCGCCTTCGGCCCGGACGAGAAGGCACGTCTGGCCAAGCGCTACGGAACGCTGACGCTGGAGCCGGAGAAGCTCAGGTTCGTCGACCGGCTGGTCGCGGACTCCCGGCAGGTGGCGCTGAACCACACTGCCGGTCTGAGCCTGCCGCAGCAGGTGCAGATGGCGCTCTTCTCGCTGTTCGACCTGCTGCCCGAGGGCCAGGACTACAAGGCGAAGATCCAGAGCATCGTCCGGCAGCGGCTCGACCTGCTGCTTGAAGGCTCCGGGATGAAGATCAACGAGGATCCCGGCCGGGCCGGCTACTACATCGAGCTCGACCTGCTCGCCGAGGCCGAGCGGGTGGCCGGCCAGGACTTCGCGGACTACCTGCAGAAGAACTACGTCGCCACCGAGCCGCTGTTCCGCCTCGCCGAGCAGACGGGCGTGGTGCTGCTCAACGGCGGCGGCTTCGACGGTCCGCAGTGGTCGGTCCGGGTCTCGCTGGCCAACCTGGACGACCTGGACTACCTGAAGATCGGCCACCATCTGAAGGAGATCTTCGCCGACTACCGGCGTGAATGGGAAATGACCCTATGA
- a CDS encoding arginase family protein, with the protein MVCSIREGRRLPLSAPYSQIFIHARSNGHAGEPRPADSWDGGPAIALLSAPSNLGLRPPLPTTVPGCAKAPEALRGAGLFARFAELGARDAGVVLPGRYADDPSPGRLRNQDLIIDHARRLAGRITEIRAAGDVPLVIGGDCSLLVGAGLALRTAGRFGLAHLDGHTDFRHPGNSPACASLAGEDLAAAVGRHWPAIADIDGLGPYFRAPDVAHAGCRDEDEELAEVDRTVGLTIRASEIVRDGAADTGSRIREQLDRAELDGYWLHLDVDILDPSVMPAVDSPDPGGIDAAHLAELLAVLAPRAVGAQVTVFDPDLDPDGRYARLLVEVLATGLGELGRAR; encoded by the coding sequence ATGGTGTGCTCCATTCGGGAGGGCCGACGCCTGCCCCTGAGCGCACCCTATTCACAGATATTCATACATGCCCGCTCCAACGGGCACGCGGGTGAGCCGCGCCCCGCGGACTCGTGGGATGGTGGACCGGCGATCGCACTGCTGTCCGCGCCCAGCAATCTCGGCCTGCGACCGCCGCTGCCGACGACCGTTCCCGGCTGCGCCAAGGCGCCGGAGGCGTTGCGCGGTGCGGGGCTCTTCGCACGCTTCGCCGAGCTCGGCGCGCGCGACGCCGGAGTGGTGCTGCCGGGCCGGTACGCCGATGACCCCTCGCCCGGCCGACTGCGCAACCAGGACCTGATCATCGATCATGCGCGGCGGTTGGCCGGGCGCATCACCGAGATCCGGGCGGCCGGGGACGTTCCCCTGGTCATCGGCGGAGACTGCAGCCTGCTGGTCGGAGCCGGCCTGGCACTGCGGACGGCGGGCCGGTTCGGCCTGGCCCACCTCGACGGCCACACCGATTTCCGCCACCCCGGCAACTCCCCCGCCTGCGCCTCCCTGGCCGGCGAGGACCTGGCCGCCGCCGTCGGCCGGCACTGGCCCGCGATCGCCGACATCGACGGCCTGGGCCCGTACTTCCGTGCACCGGACGTGGCCCACGCCGGATGCCGCGACGAGGACGAGGAACTGGCCGAAGTGGACCGAACGGTGGGCCTGACGATCCGCGCCTCCGAGATCGTCCGCGACGGCGCCGCCGACACCGGCAGCCGCATCCGCGAGCAGCTCGACCGGGCCGAACTCGACGGCTACTGGCTGCACCTGGACGTGGACATCCTCGATCCCTCGGTCATGCCCGCGGTCGACAGCCCCGATCCGGGCGGAATCGACGCCGCACACCTCGCCGAGCTGCTCGCCGTACTGGCCCCACGCGCCGTCGGGGCCCAGGTCACGGTCTTTGACCCCGATCTCGACCCGGACGGGCGGTACGCCCGCCTGCTGGTGGAGGTCCTCGCCACCGGCCTGGGCGAACTCGGCCGGGCGCGCTGA